The following proteins come from a genomic window of Dehalococcoidia bacterium:
- a CDS encoding aminomethyltransferase family protein — protein sequence MATQISTKSALSNKLRSRAVAFDVSDFGRLKVTGEDAIDLLDRLSTNDFKLLEPGGGISTVLTTNKGRIIDLLRILQREDDLLMITSPGTAARVAEWIEFYTFVEDIEVEDVTATTSQWLVAGEGAMDAVAEAGFDTDGLNESLSNATTGESSTIVRTMLGEFPAYELITLASEGTLSFGAEYLGRPELAQLRVEQGVPAYPQEMNEDRNPLESLLKPHISFNKGCYIGQEVVARLNTYDRVQRFLCQLIVDDEATVDTGAAVLVEGDQVGEITTSAPGLALAYLRKRFYEDGLRVEVSSNEGVTGATVRDIRPPEYND from the coding sequence GTGGCTACCCAGATTTCGACCAAGTCGGCACTGAGCAACAAACTGCGAAGCAGGGCCGTCGCATTCGACGTATCAGACTTCGGAAGACTCAAGGTGACCGGAGAGGATGCCATCGACCTGCTCGACCGGCTCTCCACCAACGACTTCAAGCTGTTGGAGCCAGGTGGAGGGATTAGCACCGTACTGACCACGAACAAAGGTCGAATTATCGATCTGCTTCGTATTCTCCAGCGTGAAGACGATCTGCTAATGATCACAAGCCCGGGGACTGCGGCACGAGTCGCCGAGTGGATAGAGTTCTACACATTCGTAGAGGACATAGAAGTCGAAGACGTCACGGCCACCACTTCACAGTGGCTCGTCGCCGGTGAAGGTGCTATGGACGCAGTTGCGGAGGCTGGTTTCGACACGGACGGTCTTAACGAATCGCTCAGCAACGCTACGACAGGTGAAAGCTCGACCATCGTCCGCACCATGCTCGGAGAGTTCCCCGCATACGAGTTGATTACGCTAGCGAGCGAAGGGACACTGTCTTTTGGTGCAGAGTACCTGGGTCGGCCCGAACTTGCTCAGCTTCGCGTCGAACAGGGCGTCCCGGCATACCCGCAGGAGATGAACGAGGACAGAAATCCGCTGGAGTCCCTACTGAAGCCCCACATCAGCTTTAACAAGGGCTGCTATATCGGTCAGGAAGTCGTGGCACGTCTGAACACGTATGACCGCGTCCAGCGATTTCTCTGCCAGCTTATTGTGGACGACGAAGCGACGGTAGACACGGGCGCAGCCGTACTCGTAGAAGGTGACCAGGTTGGCGAGATAACTACGTCGGCGCCTGGCCTGGCGCTCGCATACCTGCGCAAGCGTTTCTACGAAGACGGGCTTCGTGTAGAGGTCAGCAGCAACGAAGGCGTTACGGGAGCCACAGTCCGCGACATCAGGCCGCCCGAATACAACGACTAG
- the fabL gene encoding enoyl-[acyl-carrier-protein] reductase FabL: protein MSLEGKVALVTGASRGIGLAIALELAGRGADIAFNYLRNHSAASDAAEAIEASGVRCLRVRAHLGDEEKIDDLFDAVESEYGRVDILVNNAATGVQRAAVELEARHWDWTLNVNARAAWLCAVRAARLMPDGGHIVNITSEGSRRVLPFYFSVGVSKAALEAVTRYLAVEFAPLGISVNAVSGGYVDTGALDHFPNREQMLESGHNTPAGRMVTSQDIAKTVAFLCSPDAEMIRGQVILVDGGLTLKANEED from the coding sequence ATGAGTCTCGAAGGCAAGGTCGCTCTCGTAACAGGGGCCTCGCGCGGCATAGGTCTGGCGATTGCCCTTGAGTTGGCCGGTCGAGGCGCCGATATAGCGTTCAACTACCTCCGAAATCATAGTGCGGCGTCCGACGCTGCTGAGGCTATCGAGGCCAGTGGCGTTCGGTGTTTGAGAGTCCGGGCGCATCTTGGCGACGAGGAAAAGATCGACGACCTGTTCGATGCCGTCGAGTCTGAGTATGGACGAGTCGATATCCTTGTCAACAACGCTGCAACCGGTGTCCAGAGGGCGGCGGTGGAGTTGGAGGCCCGGCACTGGGACTGGACCCTCAACGTCAACGCCAGGGCTGCCTGGTTGTGCGCCGTCAGGGCTGCCAGGTTGATGCCGGACGGTGGCCACATAGTCAACATCACCAGCGAAGGCTCGAGACGTGTACTGCCGTTCTACTTCTCTGTCGGCGTATCCAAGGCCGCTCTTGAGGCAGTAACGCGTTACCTTGCAGTAGAATTCGCGCCCCTTGGGATCTCGGTTAACGCGGTATCAGGGGGATACGTTGATACCGGCGCGCTGGACCACTTCCCAAACCGGGAGCAGATGCTCGAGTCGGGTCACAATACGCCAGCCGGCAGGATGGTGACATCTCAGGACATCGCCAAAACTGTGGCGTTTCTGTGCTCGCCAGACGCTGAAATGATTCGTGGTCAGGTGATACTGGTCGATGGCGGGTTGACCCTGAAGGCTAACGAAGAAGACTAG